Part of the Zea mays cultivar B73 chromosome 4, Zm-B73-REFERENCE-NAM-5.0, whole genome shotgun sequence genome is shown below.
GGTGGCCGTCGTCCTGGCGTACGTGTGCGTGGCGAAGCGACGGAAGGCGCGCAGCGGCGAAGGCAGCGGCAGCGCCATCACCGGCACCATGATCCGGAGCCTGGCCGGCGGGCCGCGCGAGTTCGAGTATCGCGAGATCCGCAGGGCCACCAACAACTTCGACGACAGGATGAAGCTGGGGCAGGGCGGGTACGGGGTCGTGTACCGGGGCGTCGTGGTCGGCGACCACACCAGCCCCGGTGGCGTCGGCAGCGCCGTCGATGTGGCCGTCAAGAAGTTCTCCCGCGCCAGCACGCAGGGCCAGAACGACTTCCTCGCCGAGCTCAGCATCATCAACCGCCTCCGCCACAAGCACCTCGTCCGCCTCGTCGgtaagctagctagctagccccTCCGCATTCTCGCTGCGCTGTCCTCCGGCCGCCGCGCTCATTTCGCCATTGTTTATTATTCCCATCTCGCACTCGCACATGGAATGCCCATTAACAATGCCTGCTTGAAAGCGATCCACTCGTCTTTCCAGGCGATCCATGTGCAGTGCAGCCAGCCCAGTGCTCACTGTCACTGATTAACGGCATGTTCATTTACCTTTGGACGGGCAGGGTGGAGCCACGACAATGGCGAGTTGCTGCTGGTGTACGAGTTCATGCCGAACGGGAGCCTGGACCAGCACCTGTTCACGCCGGCGGcggggcggcagctgctgggGTGGGAGCTCCGGTACAACATCGTCAAGGGCGTGGCGTCGGCGCTGCACTACCTGCACGACGAGTACGACCAGCGCGTGGTGCACCGGGACCTCAAGGCCTCCAACATCATGCTGGACGCCGCCTTCAGCGCGCGCCTGGGCGACTTCGGCCTGGCGCGCGCCATCGAGACCGACAAGACCTCGTACATGGAGGAGGCCGGCGGCGGCGTGCACGGCACCGTCGGGTACATCGCGCCCGAGTGCTTCCACACCGAGAAGGCGACGCGCGAGTCCGACGTCTACGCGTTCGGCGCCGTCGTGCTCGAGGTGGTGTGCGGCCGCCGCCCACGCTGCGACATCGAGGGCTTCCACTTCCTGGTCGACTGGGTCTGGCGCCTCCACCGCGACGGCCGCGCGCTGGAGGCCGTCGACGCCCGCCTCGACGGCGCGTTCGACGCCGCCCAGGCGGAGCGGCTCATCCTGCTGGGCCTCGCGTGCAGCCACCCGACCCCAGCCGAGCGGCCCAAGACGCCGGCCATCCAGCAGATCCTGCTCGGGTCCATGCCGCCGCCGCCGGTGCCGCCGTTCAAGCCGTCCTTCGTGTGGCCGGCCACCGACGCGGGGGCGGGGCTGGACACCATGTCGACCACGGCGGGCACCACCACGAGCCAGCTCAGCTTGACGTCGGCGTCGACGTGGAGCGGCAGCTTCATGAAAGGCAGCCTGAGGCACGCGTTCGAGCAAGAAGCCACCGATTCCTTGGCGTAGCCGAGCTATATACGGTATAATTCTTCTTAGTGCTCTCGTAACACAGCAACCTGTTGGCCACGATGGAATTGTCGTCATGTGGTCACTGTGGAGGTTAATTGTTCAAAGCAGAGGGACCCCCACGATCAAAggccggagaaagatgaagacCTATAGTGATACGATTGTTCGTTCGTGTGAACATCTAAATGTATTGTTATGTTTTCTTTGATTTCTCTACTTTCGTTTGCTTGGTTCAAATTTTATCCCATTGTAAGTATTTTTTTTAGATTTTTGATGCCATCGCTTGGTGACGACGATTGTCCAGATACGTAAATTATCTAAAAGAAGAGATCTAGAGAGAGGGAGGGACATAGCCAAGCTCTGTGTTGAATCTGGTCACGACAAAGAACCAACATGAGCGTGATTTAGACATATTCATTCAGGCCACGGTGTATGTAATATCTTACGTGCTCTACTCACCGAAGATGAGGAAGATTATAAGCTCAAAACTCAACTCAAGCCTCCTAACTCTTCTTGTCTCTTGGTTATCGTAGaaatctctactatacttaaatcACCAGTTTTAATGGCATCCtgcgtcatttttttacaaaaaaaTCACTACATTTCTTCAAAATCAACTCAGCGTaaacaccagtttcaacggtcgtcctacattattttttacaaaaaagtacgtaaaatgttaaaaaacggtgcaggaggtggAGTTTGAACTCACTGTATAACGAGCAGAACATTATGTTCaagtgtttataatattgaatataaattatacatatgtatatatgattttttgtaaaataaaaaataatcgtgtcgggccgggccagcactacgggccgaggctacggcccaaACAACGCACGACACTCATGACGGGTTGGCCGAGGCACTATTAAATAGGTCGTGCCTCGGGTCGGCTCGCCAGACACGACCCATTCGCTCATCTATACCTCCAcatgataatgatggtcctcgcctcagttgccaccacctcgtttgtcattctacttcttttctctcttccCTCATGTTTCCACttccgcgccaccccattctcggcagagaGCGTAGGAGCATGCGTCTCTTCCCcatattcgtccgacaccagccccgacaccgagtcacgcagtggctattgcacgacCACGAGGACAtttcacatcatgcgcgcaccatcATTTTCGCCCGTCGTCGAACGTCCCGTTCATCTTCCTAGCCTTCAcattgttcttcctccccaacatgctgcccccgcccacggtcgcagccgcgagccgaccgacgctcgtcgacgcgggtacgatgcgagtcggtcatgctcctggcctttctccgtgcgtgccatcgaggaggacatggtggcgcctgccacaCTTATGTTATCATGGCGATGTGGAGtctaggtctgagatattggacaaccaagacccatagcgtggcagcagttggtatatgctacggagttggtggtggtgttgtgtcgcttcggcgggtccggggctgggaagacactcgcattctctcgcccttctcggattgATGCCTCATGCgtgtgcctctcggtttggagctgctccggctaggcttctttctccgcttgtgtgctctctccctatatatctagcagtatactacctatgtcaccTCTAGATGcacaggtcttcgtcgtgtccttctccggcaacgaacatgtatgtccacctcttcccttcccctcctactctacgaaaccttggaagtgggggaggcgagggatgagGTCTCTGATTTCCTGCCTATGATACCCGTGCtttcataaaaaatattatgcgaattgcggagacaatcaataaaaaattttgagatatttttggtggataatttacgCGGGTATTATTGTGAGCCGTCAcaacgcacgggtaaccgactagttatactttaagggctagtttgagagCTAAAATAGCGGAGGGGATTGGAGAAGCTAAAATCGTTttcttatttaaaattgaataaaagAGGATTTTAGCTTATTCAATCTCCTCCGGTTTCGTAGCTCCTAAACTTGGCAACcctattttcccaagggaaattagttcattttcccttgggaaaataggaATTCTTGGAAAAATAAAGTTGTCAGACTAGTCCTAACAGTTCTAATCTACCTTTATATCTCATTCTATGTAGGTGGGTCCGGGAAATTCAACCTAAAGGTGTTGATCTCCAAAACTGAATATTTGAATTTTTAATAGATGTGGTGTTTGATCGAATAGTACGTGAGAACATCGATCGTTGAGCCAGCTAATAAACTAATTGTTAGTTGTTATgtaactgtcagcgtttcgagaccggggggtccctaagccgacgagtgaaatgtcgccgcgtgccctagcccagatgggtcggcgcgaggccgagcgcgaaggggggaagtgaggtggccggagatgggcgagagagaggtagaaatcccgcggccttcgtgttcgtcccgcgcccaggtcgggtgcgcttgcagtagggggttacaagcgtccacacgggagagggagcgagcggccttgcgcgagcgcctgtctcgtcctcgtccccgtgcggccaaccctctctaagagggccctggtcctttcttttataggcgtaaggagaggatccaggtgtacaatgggggtgtagcagagtgctacgtgtctagcgggggagagctagcgccctaagtacacgccatcgtggcggccggagagattttggcgcccggtttgcgtgatgtcgtggtcgtcggaggagcgctggagcctggcggagggacagctgtcggggctgtcgagtccttgctgacgtcctcttgcttccgtaagggggccgagagccgccatcgtcagggagcgtgcggggcaccatcattgcccatctggcggagcgagctagatgggacgccggtcttgttccccgtagcctgagtcagcttggagtagggtaatgatggcgcctcccgttgacgtggccggcccgcgccctaggttgggcgatgcgaaggctcctccgaggtcgaggtcgagtccgagcccctaggtcgggcaaggcggaggccgttggctgaggccagggcggagttcgagtcctggggtcgggcgaaccggagttcgtcgtcttctggggctgagcccaagtccgagccctgggtcgggcggagcggaattcgtcgtcttctggggctgagcccaagtccgagccctgggtcgggcggagcggagttcgccgtcttccggggcttagcccgagtccgagccctgggtcgggcggagcggagttcgccgtcttccggggcctagcccgagtccgagccctgggtcaggcggagcggagttcgctgtcttccggggcctagactgagtccgagccctgggtcgggcggagcggagttcgccgtcttccggggcctagcccgagtccgagccctgggtcgggcggagcggagttcaccgtcttccggggcttagcccgagtccgagccctgggtcgggcgaagctagagatggcaatgggtacccgcgacccgatactcgatgggtatttactccattagggtatgtatgtgggctaaatattctacccgtgggtctgttattgggcaaaaatcttcacccaatgggtagACGGGTATTAAAACGTTCcaccttcacccatacccgttaacccatgggtataaaatacccaatataaacttagcccaagcatgaatttggactttagtcatccatcttttttactatttaacaacatTTTAGACCATAATGTCATAAAAGccttaacgacaatttaatgaccatgtaatggaacatatAATGTGCCATGTAGTAATATcctagtgttactactttatctaattatctttggtgtgttgaatggatggttaaatgatgctagaaaattTTGTAATAGTATTTATATGGATATATTTGACATTTGTATAGTATAATATTTTGATATATGTTTAATTTtcgtgggtacgggtgacccgatgggtgacccatacccacatgggtatgggtatggggataAATCCATA
Proteins encoded:
- the LOC103653171 gene encoding probable L-type lectin-domain containing receptor kinase S.5; translation: MARARFLLHLLVLSAACVSTNAAATGFSFSRFVSADRGANVTVLGDANIDQGALQITPDSLNDAATYLTHKSGRVLYATPFRLWHREEAGGRHGSSSKLANTTAGGKRVASFSTVFTVNVFRPNGTEPAEGLAFVIAPSAEGPPAGSSGGYLGLTNASTDGDAANRIVAVELDTEKQPYDPDANHVGLNVHSVVSVATASLTPLGVQISPAAPATKYDVWVDYDGAARRVAVRVAVAGTAKPPRPVLAAPLDLGAAVAEWSYFGFAASTGRKYQLNCVLAWNMTLEKLPSGDDGGGRRRALGLAVGVAVGVAVGVAAVAVVLAYVCVAKRRKARSGEGSGSAITGTMIRSLAGGPREFEYREIRRATNNFDDRMKLGQGGYGVVYRGVVVGDHTSPGGVGSAVDVAVKKFSRASTQGQNDFLAELSIINRLRHKHLVRLVGWSHDNGELLLVYEFMPNGSLDQHLFTPAAGRQLLGWELRYNIVKGVASALHYLHDEYDQRVVHRDLKASNIMLDAAFSARLGDFGLARAIETDKTSYMEEAGGGVHGTVGYIAPECFHTEKATRESDVYAFGAVVLEVVCGRRPRCDIEGFHFLVDWVWRLHRDGRALEAVDARLDGAFDAAQAERLILLGLACSHPTPAERPKTPAIQQILLGSMPPPPVPPFKPSFVWPATDAGAGLDTMSTTAGTTTSQLSLTSASTWSGSFMKGSLRHAFEQEATDSLA